From a region of the Acidobacteriota bacterium genome:
- a CDS encoding tetratricopeptide repeat protein, translating to MKSRREMLEEFVAQDPDESFSRYALALELEKEGIDQEAVPQLQEVIARDPGYVAAYYQLGRLLVKTGLLDEARDVYERGLVEATAANDPRARSELQEALEMLE from the coding sequence ATGAAGAGTCGAAGAGAAATGCTGGAAGAGTTCGTCGCGCAAGACCCTGACGAATCTTTCTCGCGCTATGCCCTGGCGCTCGAACTCGAGAAGGAGGGCATTGATCAGGAAGCCGTGCCACAGCTTCAAGAAGTGATTGCGCGCGATCCCGGCTACGTTGCGGCCTACTACCAGCTCGGCAGACTGCTGGTGAAAACTGGACTGCTCGATGAGGCGCGTGACGTTTACGAGAGGGGACTTGTTGAGGCCACGGCAGCCAACGACCCGCGGGCCCGCAGCGAGCTCCAAGAAGCGCT